From the genome of Scytonema hofmannii PCC 7110, one region includes:
- the sppA gene encoding signal peptide peptidase SppA has product MRNFLKQTFASLVGSLLGLFIFCGLGTTGLLLLLFAAASSKDVGPLVKDKSMLVFDLSMNITDGEPSTGELLEKALSGEEVNRMSLRSILNALEKARLDKRIIGIYLDASRTSQGSVAGFATLKEIRQELEKFRAAGKKIVAYGSDWGEREYYLSSVADNIVVNPLGAMEVNGLSTQPMFFAGALQKYGVGVQVVRVGKFKGAVEPFVLTKLSTENRQQIQTLLNDVWTEWRTVVGSSRKIAPTQLQNIVDNQALLLAEQAKANRLVDKVAYFDEVVSDLKKLTESDKDERTFRQININEYAAVPGKSLGIERESKNKIAVVYAEGEIVEGQGENGEIGGDRFAKIFRQLRQDKNVKAVVLRINSPGGSATASEVMQREVRLTHQEKPVVVSMGDIAASGGYWIATDSKRIFAEPNTITGSIGVFGVLINAQKLANDNGITWDSVKTGKYADVQTVARPKSPEELALYQRNVNRVYSVFINKVAQGRKLSEQKVVEIAQGRVWSGVAAKKIGLVDEIGGLDSAMKHAASAANLGDNWEVQEYPRLGTLEERLFGRAAQETQAILGIDKLKLRAPDPLMAEFEKLQKELAIVQKMNDSLGIYARLPINLRIE; this is encoded by the coding sequence ATGCGTAATTTTCTCAAACAAACTTTTGCCAGTTTAGTTGGCAGCCTCTTGGGGTTATTCATCTTTTGCGGTTTGGGTACTACTGGGCTACTCTTGCTGCTCTTTGCTGCTGCTTCTTCTAAAGATGTTGGTCCTCTAGTGAAAGATAAGTCAATGCTGGTGTTTGACTTGTCGATGAACATTACTGATGGCGAACCCAGCACGGGCGAATTGCTGGAAAAAGCATTATCAGGTGAGGAAGTCAACAGGATGTCTCTCCGCAGCATTCTGAATGCTTTGGAAAAAGCACGTCTAGACAAGCGAATTATTGGCATATATTTGGATGCTAGCCGCACATCACAAGGAAGTGTTGCAGGTTTTGCCACTCTTAAAGAAATCCGCCAAGAACTGGAGAAATTTCGCGCCGCAGGTAAAAAGATTGTCGCCTATGGCTCGGATTGGGGGGAAAGGGAATATTACCTGAGTTCGGTGGCAGATAATATCGTGGTTAACCCCTTGGGAGCGATGGAAGTTAATGGTTTGAGTACACAGCCCATGTTTTTTGCAGGAGCATTGCAAAAGTATGGGGTTGGCGTTCAAGTCGTGCGAGTTGGTAAGTTCAAGGGAGCCGTTGAACCGTTTGTCCTCACAAAGCTAAGTACAGAAAACCGCCAGCAAATTCAAACTTTATTAAATGATGTTTGGACAGAGTGGCGAACAGTTGTAGGGTCGAGTCGCAAAATAGCCCCTACCCAATTACAAAATATTGTCGATAATCAAGCGTTGTTGCTGGCTGAGCAAGCCAAAGCCAATCGGTTGGTAGATAAGGTGGCTTATTTTGATGAAGTGGTTTCAGACCTGAAAAAGTTAACTGAGAGCGATAAAGATGAGAGAACGTTCCGCCAAATTAACATCAATGAGTATGCAGCAGTTCCCGGCAAATCCTTGGGTATAGAACGTGAATCGAAAAACAAAATCGCCGTTGTTTATGCTGAAGGTGAAATAGTCGAAGGTCAAGGTGAGAATGGAGAAATAGGAGGCGATCGCTTTGCCAAAATCTTCCGTCAGTTGCGCCAAGATAAAAACGTTAAGGCTGTTGTGCTGCGAATTAACAGCCCCGGTGGAAGCGCTACTGCATCTGAGGTCATGCAAAGAGAAGTGCGATTGACTCATCAAGAAAAACCTGTTGTAGTGTCGATGGGTGACATTGCTGCTTCTGGTGGCTATTGGATTGCCACTGACTCCAAACGGATTTTTGCTGAACCCAACACCATCACAGGTTCTATTGGTGTATTTGGAGTGCTTATCAATGCTCAAAAATTGGCAAATGATAACGGAATCACCTGGGATTCAGTCAAAACAGGGAAATATGCTGATGTTCAAACAGTCGCTCGTCCCAAATCTCCCGAAGAACTGGCACTATACCAGCGTAATGTTAACCGCGTTTACAGTGTATTTATAAATAAAGTCGCACAAGGTCGGAAACTGTCAGAACAAAAGGTGGTTGAGATTGCTCAAGGACGGGTTTGGTCGGGTGTTGCAGCGAAGAAAATAGGTTTGGTGGATGAAATTGGGGGTTTGGATTCTGCCATGAAACACGCCGCTTCCGCCGCAAATCTGGGAGATAATTGGGAGGTGCAGGAATATCCTCGATTGGGAACTCTTGAGGAGCGTTTATTTGGGCGAGCAGCGCAGGAGACACAGGCTATCCTGGGGATAGATAAACTTAAGCTAAGAGCTCCAGACCCTTTGATGGCTGAATTTGAAAAACTTCAAAAAGAACTGGCGATCGTACAAAAAATGAACGATTCCCTGGGCATTTATGCTCGCCTACCCATCAACCTCCGAATTGAGTAA